The genomic window AGCTCACGTTATTGGTCATGAAAACTTAAGGAAACCTAAAATAGCAAATGAAATACGCAGGCTTAAAGGAACCATGCATCAAGATATATTTGTAGATGCAATGGATGTGCTGAATAAATACATAAAGATTGCCTTTGCAGATATAACTGATTATGTAGACTTCGGAAGGAAGAAAGAAATCGTTAAGGAAGAAGTAGGAACTAATAACGAAGGTGAGCCAATACTTGAAGAGAAAGAATATGAATACAATTACGTACACTTCAAAAATGCCGTTGATGTAGATGGTACTGTCATCAGTGAGGTTAAACAAGGCAAAGATGGTGTATCCATCAGACTAGCCGATAAGATGAAGGCCCTTGAAAAGCTGGAGAAATACTTCGACCTAATTCCTGATACATGGAAGCGTAAAATTGAGGAAGAAAAACTTGCTATGCAAAAACGGAAGATTGAGGAACCGGATGAGGGAGATACGGAAGATGATGGTTTTATTGATGCCCTAAACGCTCAGGCAAGTGAGGTATGGAACGATGATGATCAAGAAGATTAAGCAAGCCATATTCAAGTTCCTGCCATTCTCAAAGAAACAAAAGAAAATCCTCAATTGGTGGATGCCTGCATCTCCTGTTAACGACAAAGAAGGTATCATTGCCGATGGTGCAATCAGATCAGGCAAAACACTTTCTATGTCACTATCTTATGTCATGTGGGCAATGGAATCATTTGAACAACAAAACTTCGGCATGTGCGGAAAGACAATAGGTTCATTCCGTCGAAACGTACTCTTTTGG from Desulfuribacillus stibiiarsenatis includes these protein-coding regions:
- a CDS encoding terminase small subunit, with amino-acid sequence MSDNRINAEIDYMAGMKYKDIAEKYGVTLNTVKSWKKRYEWNREGAHKNKRVHTKKEVQPRKIIEQEISKLEDAGLTEKQRLFCLYYIKSFNATMAAIKAGYSKDTAHVIGHENLRKPKIANEIRRLKGTMHQDIFVDAMDVLNKYIKIAFADITDYVDFGRKKEIVKEEVGTNNEGEPILEEKEYEYNYVHFKNAVDVDGTVISEVKQGKDGVSIRLADKMKALEKLEKYFDLIPDTWKRKIEEEKLAMQKRKIEEPDEGDTEDDGFIDALNAQASEVWNDDDQED